A DNA window from Choristoneura fumiferana chromosome 24, NRCan_CFum_1, whole genome shotgun sequence contains the following coding sequences:
- the LOC141441552 gene encoding uncharacterized protein, giving the protein MAYPIKYLSLQKAELEYEVLLRGGSAGSVQELRSQIVKLSTPAEDILESHLEPSVDLVAAKESLQKSQTMLATLKSRFDRNLFLRAENLLHHIYHRANRILNVDASLADQYKQNCTAFNNQYRDLLTMKPHTTSESPSEPDTAPVTCDRNLNSDLAKLKYSGKTCVLSFIQRVDEFVYARNIGKDRLLKFAYEIFTDDALHWFRCIKEKVKTWDEVVRLLKQDFGQRDYDYRLLAEIRSRTQGELENITIYLSIMHGMFSRLTKALSEQDKLEIILHNIRPCYASTLAAHPDISDIDSLKRICFNFESINSRQSQFHEPPRVTPETLAPEFAYTKQHKFNNCNNNKNYLQPNNYSKFRNYNYNYNQHNYSNKYNHNFTKPTQERATPINAVHVSPGQSNQVLHTHTRYCPRCRSNSHSLRECRQPHFPICFKCGTKGIRYPDCTKCNPKPSTSKN; this is encoded by the coding sequence atgGCATACCCGATTAAATACCTATCACTTCAAAAAGCGGAGCTTGAATACGAAGTCCTACTCCGTGGTGGTTCAGCCGGTTCGGTACAAGAGTTACGTAGCCAAATTGTTAAATTGTCCACACCCGCGGAGGACATTCTTGAATCGCATCTGGAACCTTCAGTTGATCTTGTTGCTGCGAAAGAGAGTCTTCAAAAATCCCAAACCATGTTAGCTACACTAAAGAGTCGCTTTGACAGAAACTTGTTCTTGCGCGCGGAAAACCTTCTTCATCATATATACCATAGGGCTAATAGGATTTTGAATGTTGATGCCAGTTTGGCTGATCAGTACAAGCAAAACTGTACTGCATTTAATAATCAGTACAGGGACCTTTTGACTATGAAGCCACATACAACTTCCGAATCTCCTTCTGAGCCTGATACTGCGCCTGTCACCTGCGATCGCAATTTAAATTCAGATCTAGCTAAATTGAAGTATTCTGGTAAAACCTGCGTCCTATCGTTCATTCAAAGAGTCGATGAATTCGTATATGCTAGAAACATCGGAAAGGATCGGTTATTGAAGTTCGCGTACGAAATTTTTACTGATGACGCTTTACATTGGTTTCGTTGTATTAAAGAGAAAGTAAAAACTTGGGATGAGGTTGTTCGTTTGCTTAAGCAGGATTTCGGGCAAAGAGATTATGATTATCGGCTTCTAGCAGAGATTAGGTCACGTACTCAAGGTGAACTGGAGAATATCACCATATATTTATCCATAATGCACGGTATGTTTTCTAGACTGACTAAAGCGTTGAGTGAGCAGGACAAATTGGAAATTATTCTCCATAATATAAGACCGTGTTATGCTAGTACTCTTGCTGCGCACCCGGATATATCTGACATCGACTCACTAAAGAGAATTTGTTTTAACTTTGAAAGCATTAATTCACGTCAATCTCAATTTCACGAGCCTCCTAGAGTAACGCCTGAAACGTTAGCACCAGAATTTGCCTACACTAAACAACACAAGTTTAATAACTGTAACAATAACAAGAACTATTTGCAGCCAAATAACTATTCTAAATTCagaaactataattataactataatcaacataattattcaaacaaatataaTCACAATTTCACTAAACCTACGCAAGAGAGGGCTACCCCTATCAACGCTGTTCATGTGTCACCTGGCCAGTCGAATCAAGTACTGCATACTCATACTAGATACTGCCCTAGGTGTCGTAGTAATTCTCATTCTCTTAGGGAATGCAGACAACCACATTTTCCGATCTGTTTCAAATGCGGTACAAAGGGCATTCGTTACCCAGACTGCACGAAATGTAACCCTAAACCTAGCACTTCAAAAAACTAA